Proteins encoded within one genomic window of Haloplanus vescus:
- a CDS encoding HemK2/MTQ2 family protein methyltransferase, with amino-acid sequence MTDEDTREDLADRRGLERDVYQPAEDSRLLAEAAVEHARGRTLEVGTGSGWVAEQISRETDATVVASDYNLEACRQARERGLAVVRADLVAPFRDAALDTVAFNPPYLPTDPDNEWDDRMERALSGGESGRAVINPFLDTVGRVLSADGIVLLLVSSLTGFDDVVARAESNGFAVSTVRQESYPFETLSILCLE; translated from the coding sequence GTGACTGACGAGGATACCCGCGAGGACCTCGCGGACCGCCGCGGACTGGAGCGAGACGTGTACCAACCGGCCGAGGACTCGCGCCTCCTCGCCGAAGCGGCGGTCGAACACGCCCGCGGGCGGACGCTGGAGGTGGGGACTGGCTCGGGGTGGGTCGCGGAACAGATTTCCCGAGAGACGGACGCGACGGTGGTCGCGAGCGACTACAACCTCGAAGCCTGCCGACAGGCCCGCGAGCGCGGCCTGGCGGTCGTTCGCGCCGACCTCGTGGCGCCGTTTCGCGATGCGGCGCTCGACACTGTCGCGTTCAACCCACCCTATCTCCCCACCGACCCCGACAACGAGTGGGACGACCGGATGGAGCGCGCACTGTCTGGCGGCGAGTCTGGGCGCGCAGTCATCAATCCCTTCCTCGATACAGTCGGCCGCGTCCTCAGCGCGGACGGCATCGTCCTCTTACTGGTGAGTAGCCTCACCGGCTTCGACGACGTGGTCGCCCGCGCGGAGTCGAACGGCTTCGCCGTTTCGACGGTCCGACAGGAGTCATATCCCTTCGAGACGCTGTCGATTCTGTGTCTCGAATAA
- a CDS encoding 5-methyltetrahydropteroyltriglutamate--homocysteine methyltransferase, with the protein MTDLIATTPGLYPLPDWAKDELSELKGHQKGDLISGDEGPEIVDAYQRARNDVVDAQTDAGLDRVVEGQLRWDDMLAHPLTVHDNVETGGIVRYYDNNNFYRDPQVQDELTASGDVAAELESVDAGPQQAVLPGPYSLSDLATDEHYGDEAEFLDAIADYLAGEIDAFPSHETLFLLEPSLVENAPDDDTQELASEAIDRVADATDADVVVHTYWGAIPEKTYAYLMDADVDAIGFDFVTDADESLYNINEYGTKNQIAMGVVDGQNTLVESPETIRDRADWVLENAHEEFDQAYLTANTELFYLPVNKFEDKLQALGDAATLAEVDA; encoded by the coding sequence ATGACCGATTTAATCGCCACGACGCCGGGGCTCTATCCGCTTCCCGACTGGGCGAAAGACGAACTTTCGGAGCTGAAAGGGCATCAGAAGGGCGACCTCATCAGCGGCGACGAGGGGCCGGAAATCGTCGACGCGTACCAGCGCGCTCGGAACGACGTCGTCGACGCACAGACCGACGCCGGACTCGACCGCGTCGTCGAGGGGCAGCTCCGCTGGGACGACATGCTCGCCCATCCGCTGACGGTTCACGACAACGTCGAGACGGGCGGCATCGTCCGGTATTACGACAACAACAACTTCTATCGCGACCCGCAGGTGCAGGACGAACTCACGGCGTCCGGCGACGTGGCGGCCGAACTCGAATCGGTCGACGCCGGCCCGCAACAAGCGGTCCTGCCGGGTCCGTACTCGCTTTCCGACCTCGCGACCGACGAGCACTACGGCGACGAGGCGGAATTCCTCGACGCCATCGCCGACTACCTCGCCGGCGAAATCGACGCGTTCCCGAGCCACGAGACGCTCTTCCTGCTCGAACCGTCGCTCGTCGAGAACGCGCCGGACGACGACACGCAGGAGCTCGCGAGCGAGGCCATCGACCGCGTGGCCGACGCCACCGACGCCGACGTGGTCGTCCACACCTACTGGGGCGCCATCCCGGAGAAGACGTACGCGTACCTGATGGACGCGGACGTCGATGCCATCGGCTTCGACTTCGTGACTGACGCCGACGAGTCGCTCTACAACATCAACGAGTACGGCACCAAGAATCAAATCGCAATGGGCGTCGTCGACGGCCAGAACACGCTGGTCGAGTCGCCGGAGACGATTCGTGACCGTGCCGACTGGGTCCTGGAGAACGCCCACGAGGAGTTCGACCAGGCCTACCTCACCGCCAACACCGAACTGTTCTATCTGCCGGTGAACAAGTTCGAGGACAAACTGCAGGCACTCGGTGACGCCGCTACGCTCGCGGAGGTGGACGCATGA